From the genome of Cedecea lapagei, one region includes:
- a CDS encoding LysR family transcriptional regulator — translation MDKIHAMQLFVRVAELESFTRAADTLGLPKGSVSRQVQALETSLGTRLLHRTTRRVQLTQDGMVYYERCRDLLTNLDELDGLFQNDPASVSGRIRVDLPVTLARGLLIPKLPGFLQQYPGIELELSSSDRMVDVVREGFDCVVRVGHLKDSGLVARPLGKFTMINCASPDYLSRFGYPEGLDDLGSHALVHYAQNLGARPQGFEVWLDKTTQWVKTGGLITVNSTETYQAACAAGLGIIQVPRVGVKNQLKEGIFVEILPQYRAEPMPVSLLYPHRRNLSRRVHLFMEWLTGVLKSYVD, via the coding sequence ATGGATAAAATACACGCAATGCAGCTTTTCGTCAGAGTCGCCGAGCTGGAGAGCTTTACCCGCGCCGCAGACACGCTTGGGCTGCCGAAGGGCAGCGTTTCGCGCCAGGTTCAGGCGCTGGAAACCTCACTCGGCACACGCCTGCTGCACCGCACCACGCGCCGGGTGCAGCTCACGCAGGACGGCATGGTTTATTACGAACGCTGCCGGGACCTGCTGACCAACCTCGACGAACTGGATGGCCTGTTCCAGAACGATCCGGCCAGCGTCAGCGGGCGCATCAGAGTTGATCTGCCCGTCACGCTGGCGCGCGGCCTGCTTATTCCCAAACTGCCTGGCTTTCTGCAGCAGTATCCGGGCATAGAACTAGAGCTTAGCAGCAGTGACAGAATGGTGGATGTTGTCCGGGAAGGGTTTGACTGCGTGGTGCGCGTTGGCCACCTTAAAGATTCCGGCCTCGTGGCGCGACCGCTGGGGAAATTCACCATGATCAACTGCGCCAGCCCGGACTATCTCAGCCGCTTTGGTTATCCCGAAGGCCTGGACGATTTGGGCTCACACGCGCTGGTGCATTACGCCCAGAACCTTGGCGCCCGCCCACAGGGCTTTGAAGTCTGGCTGGATAAAACAACGCAGTGGGTGAAAACCGGGGGCCTGATTACCGTGAACAGCACGGAAACCTACCAGGCCGCCTGCGCTGCCGGACTGGGGATTATCCAGGTCCCGCGCGTGGGCGTGAAGAACCAGCTAAAAGAGGGCATCTTCGTAGAAATTTTGCCTCAGTACCGCGCCGAACCAATGCCGGTTTCGCTGCTGTATCCGCATCGCCGCAACCTTTCCCGGCGGGTGCATCTGTTTATGGAATGGCTAACCGGCGTACTCAAAAGTTATGTCGATTAG
- a CDS encoding SDR family NAD(P)-dependent oxidoreductase yields the protein MSQRIALVTGGSRGLGKNAALKLAARGIGILLTYNSKQQEAEEVVREIERKGVKAAAIQLNVGDVSTFAAFVEQAKATLKSVWQRESFDYLLNNAGIGLEASFAETTEAQFDEIMNIHLKGPFFLTQRLLPLIKDGGRILNVSTGLTRFSLPGKAAYATMKGAMEVLTKYQAKELGSRGIAVNIIAPGAIATDFGGGVVRDNEHVSKAIAAQTALGRVGQPDDIGDAIAAILSDETGWMNAQRIEVSGGMFL from the coding sequence ATGAGTCAACGTATCGCTTTAGTGACCGGCGGCAGCCGTGGATTAGGAAAAAATGCAGCGCTGAAGCTGGCCGCAAGAGGAATCGGTATTCTTCTGACTTACAACAGTAAGCAGCAGGAAGCCGAAGAGGTTGTGCGTGAAATTGAGCGAAAAGGGGTGAAAGCTGCCGCAATTCAGCTAAACGTCGGCGATGTTTCTACCTTTGCAGCGTTTGTTGAGCAGGCGAAAGCGACGCTGAAAAGCGTCTGGCAGCGTGAGAGCTTTGATTATTTATTGAACAATGCAGGCATCGGTCTTGAAGCGTCCTTTGCAGAGACCACCGAAGCGCAGTTCGATGAAATCATGAACATCCATCTGAAAGGCCCCTTCTTCCTGACCCAGCGTCTGCTGCCGCTGATTAAAGACGGTGGCCGCATTTTGAATGTTTCCACCGGCCTGACCCGTTTTTCTCTGCCGGGTAAAGCCGCCTACGCCACGATGAAAGGGGCGATGGAAGTGCTGACCAAATATCAGGCCAAAGAGTTGGGTTCGCGTGGAATTGCAGTAAATATTATTGCGCCAGGCGCGATCGCCACCGATTTTGGCGGCGGGGTCGTAAGGGACAATGAGCATGTTTCTAAAGCTATCGCTGCGCAGACCGCGTTGGGAAGAGTGGGGCAGCCGGATGATATCGGCGATGCGATTGCGG